Proteins encoded within one genomic window of Variovorax sp. OAS795:
- a CDS encoding FAD-dependent oxidoreductase, which yields MQRRDFLGVAGATGALALAGCEAPVPPIEGGFTGIDVARGHAMRDGLLKSQAPSAVKRTRVVIAGGGVAGLAAARALRLSGIEDFALLELEDTPGGNARGGMVNGIACPLGAHYLPVPNDDAPEVQDLLEELGLRRRVAGRWEYDERHLCHSPQERLFFRGEWQEGLLPVHDVGDSTHAQYRKFAERIDAQQHAAHFAIPTLRVAPTPELLALDALPFERWLDDEGFSDVQLRWYLDYCCRDDYGAGIEQVSAWAGIHYFASRHGFHAPGDAKGGSADSTPERDGVLTWPEGNGWLTRRLATPLGDRLRTGQVVTRIAELRGGVEVDAWDVASRSVVRWQAERCIVALPVFVAARVVENPPSVLASAAAHVRYAPWLVANVHLRGPLADRAGAAPSWDNVVFGTRGLGYVDARHQSLDPTPRGTVLSWYRPLGPSRHDGADGRRLLLERPWTGWRDDLLAELSVPHPDLPALATRIEVTRYGHAMAIPTPGLLARIGAAQGGRVAAGRLSFAHADWSGYSIFEEAFTRGHVAGMGAA from the coding sequence ATGCAACGGCGTGATTTTCTCGGCGTGGCGGGTGCGACGGGCGCGCTCGCGCTGGCGGGCTGCGAGGCGCCGGTGCCTCCCATCGAAGGTGGCTTCACCGGCATCGACGTGGCACGCGGCCATGCGATGCGCGACGGTTTACTCAAGAGCCAGGCGCCTTCCGCAGTGAAGCGCACGCGCGTGGTGATTGCCGGCGGCGGCGTGGCCGGCCTTGCGGCTGCGCGTGCACTGCGCCTGTCGGGCATCGAGGACTTCGCGCTGCTCGAACTCGAGGACACGCCCGGCGGCAACGCGCGCGGCGGCATGGTCAACGGCATCGCCTGCCCGCTCGGTGCGCACTACCTGCCCGTACCCAACGACGACGCACCCGAAGTGCAGGACCTGCTCGAAGAACTCGGCCTGCGGCGGCGCGTGGCGGGCCGCTGGGAATACGACGAACGCCACCTGTGCCACAGCCCCCAGGAGCGGCTTTTCTTTCGCGGCGAGTGGCAGGAGGGCCTGTTGCCCGTGCACGACGTGGGAGACAGCACGCACGCCCAGTACCGCAAGTTCGCCGAGCGGATCGATGCGCAGCAGCATGCGGCGCACTTCGCCATCCCCACGCTGCGCGTGGCCCCGACGCCCGAGCTGCTCGCGCTCGATGCCTTGCCCTTCGAGCGCTGGCTCGACGACGAAGGCTTCAGCGATGTGCAGCTGCGCTGGTACCTCGACTATTGCTGCCGCGACGATTACGGCGCGGGCATCGAGCAGGTGTCGGCCTGGGCCGGCATTCACTATTTTGCAAGCCGCCACGGCTTTCATGCGCCCGGCGATGCGAAGGGCGGCAGCGCCGATTCGACCCCCGAGCGCGACGGCGTGCTCACCTGGCCCGAAGGCAACGGATGGCTCACCCGGCGCCTGGCAACGCCGCTCGGTGACCGGCTGCGCACGGGCCAGGTCGTCACCCGCATTGCCGAACTGCGCGGCGGTGTCGAAGTCGATGCGTGGGATGTCGCATCCCGATCGGTGGTCCGCTGGCAGGCCGAGCGCTGCATCGTCGCGCTGCCCGTGTTCGTTGCGGCGCGCGTGGTCGAGAACCCGCCTTCCGTGCTCGCCAGCGCCGCCGCGCATGTGCGCTACGCGCCCTGGCTGGTCGCCAACGTGCACCTGCGCGGGCCGCTCGCCGACCGCGCGGGCGCCGCACCGAGCTGGGACAACGTGGTGTTCGGCACGCGCGGCCTGGGGTACGTGGATGCGCGCCACCAGTCGCTGGATCCCACGCCGCGCGGCACCGTCCTGAGCTGGTATCGGCCGCTAGGCCCGAGCCGCCATGACGGAGCCGATGGCCGCCGCCTGCTGCTGGAGCGCCCGTGGACCGGCTGGCGCGACGACCTTCTCGCGGAACTGTCGGTACCGCACCCCGACCTGCCCGCGCTCGCCACACGCATCGAGGTCACACGCTATGGCCATGCCATGGCCATTCCCACGCCGGGTTTGCTGGCCCGCATCGGCGCGGCCCAAGGCGGCCGCGTCGCCGCCGGCCGGCTCTCGTTCGCGCATGCGGACTGGTCGGGCTACTCGATCTTCGAGGAGGCCTTCACGCGCGGGCATGTGGCGGGCATGGGCGCTGCATGA
- a CDS encoding polyamine aminopropyltransferase: MSARSTDARGPQPVEIALLASVFVVAACGLVYELTAAALSSYLLGDSVLQFSTIIGTYLFAMGVGSWLSRYFERQLPAHFLRIELLVALVGGALPALLFLANAYVPGAFRLLLYGLVLVVGTLVGLEIPLVMRILKRNIQLKNLVSQVLTFDYLGALAVSVAFPLILVPQLGMIRTGLLFGIMNAAVAVWALWLFRHELRRIGAHALACFLALAALVGAFVWADHITTLAEDKFYQDRIVFSATSPYQRIVVTRGQLGHRLFLNGNLQFAERDEYRYHEALVHPAMAAQGAPKKVAVLGGGDGMAVREILKYPSVESVTLVELDPNMTKLFTDHETLAALNGHALSSPKVKIVNTDAFQWLQQPGDVFDVIVVDFPDPTNFAIGKLYTNSFYGLLEKRLSASGYAVIQTTSPLVARKSFWTVAATIESVGLRATPYHAHVPSFGEWGYIIASRRPYRMPDALPSGLRFLAPSTLPLMFDFPLDMARVPAEVNRLSNQTLVTTYEQEWGKVMTH, translated from the coding sequence GTGTCCGCGCGTTCCACCGATGCGCGCGGGCCGCAGCCCGTCGAGATCGCGCTGCTCGCCAGCGTGTTCGTGGTCGCTGCATGCGGCCTGGTCTACGAACTGACCGCCGCCGCGCTGAGCTCCTACCTGCTCGGCGATTCGGTGCTGCAGTTCAGCACCATCATCGGCACCTACCTGTTCGCCATGGGCGTGGGCTCCTGGCTCTCGCGCTATTTCGAGCGCCAGCTGCCGGCCCATTTCTTGCGCATCGAGCTGCTCGTGGCGCTTGTCGGCGGCGCCCTTCCCGCCCTGCTTTTCCTCGCCAATGCCTACGTGCCCGGCGCGTTCCGGCTGCTGCTGTACGGGCTGGTGCTGGTGGTCGGCACGCTGGTGGGGCTCGAGATTCCGCTCGTGATGCGCATCCTCAAGCGCAACATCCAGCTCAAGAACCTGGTGTCGCAGGTTCTCACTTTCGACTACCTCGGCGCGCTCGCGGTGTCGGTGGCGTTTCCGCTCATCCTGGTGCCGCAGCTCGGGATGATTCGCACGGGGCTGCTGTTCGGCATCATGAATGCGGCCGTGGCCGTGTGGGCGCTGTGGCTGTTCCGGCATGAGCTGCGCCGCATCGGCGCCCACGCGCTCGCGTGCTTTCTTGCGCTTGCTGCGCTCGTCGGCGCCTTCGTCTGGGCCGACCACATCACCACGCTGGCCGAAGACAAGTTCTACCAGGACCGCATCGTCTTCAGCGCCACCTCGCCCTACCAGCGCATCGTGGTCACGCGCGGCCAACTGGGCCATCGCCTGTTCCTGAACGGGAACCTGCAGTTCGCCGAGCGCGACGAGTACCGCTACCACGAGGCGCTGGTCCACCCGGCCATGGCCGCGCAGGGCGCCCCGAAGAAAGTCGCGGTGCTCGGCGGCGGCGACGGCATGGCGGTGCGCGAGATCCTCAAGTACCCCTCGGTCGAATCCGTCACGCTGGTCGAGCTCGACCCGAACATGACGAAGCTCTTCACCGACCATGAAACCCTGGCGGCGCTCAACGGGCATGCGCTCTCGTCGCCGAAGGTGAAGATCGTCAACACGGACGCGTTCCAGTGGCTGCAGCAGCCTGGGGATGTTTTTGACGTGATCGTGGTCGACTTTCCCGACCCGACCAACTTCGCGATCGGCAAGCTCTACACCAACAGCTTCTACGGGCTGCTCGAAAAGCGCCTTTCCGCCAGCGGCTATGCGGTGATCCAGACCACCTCGCCGCTCGTCGCGCGCAAGAGTTTCTGGACCGTGGCGGCCACCATCGAATCGGTCGGCCTGCGCGCCACGCCCTATCACGCCCACGTGCCGAGCTTCGGCGAATGGGGCTACATCATCGCGAGCCGGCGGCCCTATCGGATGCCCGATGCGCTGCCTTCGGGCCTGCGCTTCCTGGCGCCTTCGACATTGCCGCTGATGTTCGACTTTCCGCTCGACATGGCGCGCGTGCCGGCGGAAGTGAACCGCCTTTCCAACCAGACCCTTGTCACCACCTATGAGCAAGAGTGGGGCAAGGTCATGACGCACTAG
- a CDS encoding DUF350 domain-containing protein — translation MGFEWLKPGVVLGSLVYALLGVLIFWLCFLIIDKLTPYDLWGEIVEKQNVALGMVVAAMSLGICVIVAAAIH, via the coding sequence ATGGGATTTGAATGGCTGAAACCGGGCGTGGTCCTCGGATCGCTCGTGTATGCGCTGCTTGGCGTGCTGATCTTCTGGCTCTGCTTTCTCATCATCGACAAGCTCACGCCCTATGACCTCTGGGGCGAGATCGTCGAGAAGCAGAACGTGGCGCTCGGAATGGTCGTGGCCGCCATGAGCCTGGGCATCTGCGTCATCGTCGCAGCCGCGATCCATTGA
- a CDS encoding DUF4178 domain-containing protein: MAEQPGAERAYRAPCPGCGAPVEFRSAQSAFAVCPYCQSTVVRQGETLARIGKMAELFDDFSPLQLFAAGRIQNQPFTIVGRLQYSNPGGRWTEWIAALDGDRTGILSEDNGAYVFALPYELQREAPPPTELRVGATTAFNGQSYTVSSNEQVALLSAQGELPHLPELGRPFPMVELRNDKGLVLSIDYGTQPPGAYLGRSVQLEDLQLTGLRDESAKDEKGRAFNCPNCGAPVSVNLADSKSITCGSCNSIIDLSQGIGGELKHAEQNEPVRPLIPIGSMGQLQGAQWQVVGFQHRMGVEPGDDEHFGWNEYLLYNKKRGFSFLVDAEDGWSMVKPTTGAPVMAENGSSATYLGKRYTQQYAYNAETTYVAGEFYWQVERGQKTFNRDFANGTALLSMERSANELTWSSGSKLDSGAVSAAFKLDDKKDMFVRGDAMPVSAASGLGCGTIILIVIVVIVLLVILSTCSGSSSGSRSSGGSYGGYSSGGGHK, encoded by the coding sequence ATGGCTGAGCAACCAGGCGCCGAGCGCGCCTACCGTGCGCCCTGCCCCGGCTGCGGCGCACCGGTCGAATTCAGGTCGGCGCAATCGGCCTTCGCCGTTTGCCCGTACTGCCAGAGCACCGTCGTCCGCCAGGGCGAGACGCTCGCGCGCATCGGCAAGATGGCGGAGCTTTTCGACGACTTCAGCCCGCTGCAGCTGTTTGCCGCCGGCCGCATCCAGAACCAGCCGTTCACCATCGTCGGGCGGCTGCAGTACAGCAATCCGGGCGGGCGCTGGACCGAATGGATCGCTGCGCTCGATGGCGACCGCACCGGCATCCTCAGCGAGGACAACGGCGCCTATGTCTTCGCGCTGCCCTACGAGCTGCAGCGCGAGGCGCCGCCGCCGACCGAGCTGCGCGTGGGCGCCACCACGGCGTTCAACGGCCAGAGCTACACCGTTTCGTCGAACGAACAGGTGGCGCTGCTGTCCGCCCAGGGCGAATTGCCGCACCTGCCCGAGCTGGGCCGGCCCTTCCCCATGGTCGAGCTGCGCAACGACAAGGGCCTGGTGCTCAGCATCGACTACGGCACCCAGCCGCCCGGCGCGTACCTGGGCCGCTCCGTGCAGCTCGAAGACCTGCAGCTCACGGGGTTGCGCGACGAATCCGCCAAGGACGAGAAGGGCCGCGCCTTCAACTGCCCGAACTGTGGCGCGCCCGTCTCGGTCAACCTGGCGGACAGCAAGAGCATCACCTGCGGCTCGTGCAACAGCATCATCGACCTGTCGCAAGGCATCGGCGGCGAGCTGAAGCATGCCGAGCAGAACGAGCCGGTCCGGCCGCTCATCCCCATCGGCAGCATGGGCCAGCTGCAGGGCGCGCAGTGGCAGGTGGTGGGATTCCAGCACCGCATGGGCGTGGAGCCCGGCGACGACGAGCACTTCGGCTGGAACGAATACCTGCTGTACAACAAGAAGCGCGGCTTCAGCTTCCTGGTCGACGCCGAGGACGGCTGGAGCATGGTCAAGCCGACCACCGGCGCGCCGGTGATGGCCGAGAACGGCAGCAGCGCCACCTACCTGGGCAAGCGCTACACCCAGCAGTACGCCTACAACGCCGAGACCACCTACGTGGCCGGCGAGTTCTACTGGCAGGTGGAGCGCGGCCAGAAAACCTTCAACCGCGACTTCGCCAACGGCACCGCGCTGCTCTCGATGGAGCGCTCGGCCAACGAGCTGACCTGGTCTTCCGGGAGCAAACTGGACAGCGGCGCGGTCTCCGCCGCATTCAAGCTGGACGACAAGAAAGACATGTTCGTGCGCGGCGATGCGATGCCGGTCAGTGCCGCATCGGGCCTGGGTTGCGGCACCATCATCCTGATCGTGATCGTCGTCATCGTGCTGCTGGTCATCCTGAGCACCTGCAGCGGCTCGTCCAGCGGATCGCGCAGTTCCGGCGGGTCGTACGGCGGCTACTCGAGCGGCGGCGGCCACAAATGA
- a CDS encoding SPFH domain-containing protein has translation MALMDFIKKQFIDIIQWTETGDGTLAWRFPMAEMEIQNGASLTVRESQVAVFVNEGQVADVFGPGMYKLTTQTLPVLTYLKNWDKLFESPFKSDVYFFSTRQQVDQKWGTPQPITIRDKDFGAVRLRAFGNYSFRIGDAKLFHTEISGTREIYSVADLDGQLRGLVLQNISNAIAASGVPFLDLAANQIQFAQALAAQLVPEFEKIGIKLENITVQNVSLPEELQKILDQKIGMGMVGNDMGKFMQYQTAQAIPKFAEGAGGGGGIAGDAMGLGAGVALGQVLAQNLAQGLSPNAAAQAAATQQQPAVAVVSPADVMTTLEKLGELKTKGILTQEEFDAKKAELLKKLV, from the coding sequence ATGGCCCTGATGGATTTCATCAAGAAACAGTTCATCGACATCATCCAGTGGACCGAGACCGGCGACGGCACGCTGGCCTGGCGGTTCCCGATGGCCGAGATGGAAATCCAGAACGGCGCCTCGCTCACCGTGCGCGAGTCGCAGGTGGCGGTGTTCGTCAACGAAGGCCAGGTGGCCGACGTGTTCGGCCCCGGCATGTACAAGCTCACGACGCAGACCCTGCCCGTGCTCACGTACCTGAAGAACTGGGACAAGCTGTTCGAGTCCCCGTTCAAGAGCGACGTCTACTTCTTCAGCACGCGCCAGCAGGTCGACCAGAAGTGGGGCACGCCGCAGCCCATCACCATCCGCGACAAGGACTTCGGTGCCGTGCGCCTGCGCGCCTTCGGCAACTACAGCTTCCGCATCGGAGACGCCAAGCTGTTCCACACGGAGATCTCCGGCACGCGCGAGATCTACAGCGTGGCCGACCTCGACGGCCAGCTGCGCGGCCTGGTGCTGCAGAACATCAGCAATGCCATCGCCGCCAGCGGCGTGCCCTTCCTCGACCTCGCGGCCAACCAGATCCAGTTTGCGCAGGCGCTGGCGGCGCAGCTGGTGCCCGAGTTCGAGAAGATCGGCATCAAGCTCGAGAACATCACGGTCCAGAACGTCTCGCTGCCCGAAGAGCTGCAGAAGATCCTCGACCAGAAGATCGGCATGGGCATGGTCGGCAACGACATGGGCAAGTTCATGCAGTACCAGACGGCGCAGGCGATCCCCAAGTTCGCCGAGGGCGCGGGCGGTGGCGGCGGCATCGCGGGCGACGCCATGGGCCTGGGCGCCGGGGTGGCGCTGGGCCAGGTGCTGGCGCAGAACCTCGCGCAGGGCCTGAGCCCGAACGCGGCAGCCCAGGCGGCGGCGACCCAGCAGCAGCCTGCCGTGGCGGTCGTGAGCCCGGCCGACGTGATGACCACGCTCGAGAAGCTCGGCGAGCTCAAGACCAAGGGCATCCTCACGCAGGAAGAATTCGACGCCAAGAAGGCGGAGCTGCTCAAGAAGCTGGTCTAA
- a CDS encoding NADP-dependent malic enzyme has protein sequence MSDSTTSSTPTPEDKRAELRRAALEYHELPVPGKIAIAATKQMVNQRDLSLAYSPGVAAPCEEIVKDPANAFKYTARGNLVAVITNGTAVLGLGDIGPLAAKPVMEGKGVLFKKFAGVDVFDIEIDEKDPAKLVEVIAALEPTFGAINLEDIKAPDCFYVERELRKRMKIPVFHDDQHGTAITVAAAMLNGLKVAGKDIGEVKLVTSGAGAAALACLNLLLKVGLKRENVFVTDLAGVVYEGREELMDDDKRQYMQKTTARTLAEVIDGADVFLGLSAGGVLKPAMVAKMAPKPVIFALANPNPEIAPEDAHAVRPDVIMATGRTDYPNQVNNVLCFPYIFRGALDSGATTITDEMEIAAVRAIADLAQAEQSERVAAAYVGEKLSFGPEYLIPKPFDPRLMMKIAPAVAKAAEESGVASRPIKDMDAYRDRLQSFVYASGTTMKPIFDAAKRAQKKRVAYCEGEEERVLRAAQIVVDEGIARPTLIGRPAIIAQRIEKFGLRLKEELDYDIVNVEQDHRYRDFWQTYHRMTERKGQTVQTAKIEMRRRLTLIGAMLLHKDEVDGMICGTWGTTLIHLHYIDQVIGKRPGGCESTPQDVPVYACMNGLLLPDRQVFLVDTHVNYDPSPEELAEITTMAAEEMMRFGLKPKAALLSHSNFGTSNEPSAIKMRKTLDLLRVQAPWLEVDGEMHGDVALDSKQRAVVMPHSALAGDANLLVFPNIDAANISYNLLKTAAGGNIAIGPVLLGAAKPVHILTASATVRRIVNMTALTVADANAER, from the coding sequence ATGTCCGATTCGACGACCTCATCGACCCCCACGCCCGAAGACAAGCGCGCCGAACTGCGCCGCGCCGCCCTCGAGTACCACGAGCTCCCGGTGCCGGGCAAGATTGCCATCGCGGCCACCAAGCAGATGGTCAACCAGCGCGACCTGTCGCTGGCCTATTCGCCCGGCGTGGCTGCGCCCTGCGAGGAGATCGTCAAGGACCCGGCCAACGCCTTCAAGTACACGGCGCGCGGCAACCTGGTGGCGGTGATCACCAACGGCACCGCGGTGCTGGGCCTGGGCGACATCGGCCCGCTCGCCGCCAAGCCGGTGATGGAAGGCAAGGGCGTGCTGTTCAAGAAGTTCGCCGGTGTCGACGTGTTCGACATCGAGATCGACGAGAAAGACCCGGCCAAGCTGGTCGAGGTGATCGCCGCGCTGGAGCCGACCTTCGGCGCCATCAACCTGGAAGACATCAAGGCCCCCGACTGCTTCTACGTGGAGCGCGAGCTGCGCAAGCGCATGAAGATCCCGGTCTTCCATGACGACCAGCACGGCACGGCCATCACCGTGGCGGCGGCCATGCTCAACGGCCTCAAGGTCGCGGGCAAGGACATCGGCGAGGTCAAGCTGGTCACTTCCGGCGCGGGCGCCGCGGCGCTGGCCTGCCTGAACCTGCTGCTGAAGGTGGGCCTGAAGCGCGAGAACGTGTTCGTGACCGACCTGGCCGGCGTGGTCTACGAAGGCCGCGAAGAGCTCATGGACGACGACAAGCGCCAGTACATGCAGAAAACCACCGCGCGCACGCTGGCCGAGGTGATCGATGGTGCCGACGTGTTCCTGGGCCTGTCGGCCGGTGGCGTGCTCAAGCCCGCCATGGTGGCAAAGATGGCGCCCAAGCCCGTGATCTTCGCGCTGGCCAACCCCAACCCGGAGATCGCGCCCGAGGACGCCCATGCCGTGCGCCCCGACGTGATCATGGCCACGGGCCGCACCGACTACCCGAACCAGGTCAACAACGTCCTGTGCTTCCCGTACATCTTCCGCGGCGCGCTCGATTCGGGCGCCACCACGATCACCGACGAGATGGAAATTGCCGCGGTGCGCGCGATTGCCGATCTGGCCCAGGCCGAGCAGAGCGAGCGCGTGGCTGCCGCCTACGTCGGCGAAAAGCTGTCTTTCGGGCCTGAATACCTGATCCCGAAGCCCTTCGATCCGCGCTTGATGATGAAGATCGCGCCCGCGGTGGCCAAGGCCGCCGAGGAAAGCGGCGTGGCATCGCGCCCGATCAAGGACATGGACGCCTACCGCGACCGCCTGCAGAGCTTCGTCTACGCCTCGGGCACCACGATGAAGCCGATCTTCGACGCCGCCAAGCGGGCGCAGAAGAAGCGCGTGGCCTATTGCGAGGGCGAGGAAGAGCGCGTGCTGCGCGCCGCCCAGATCGTGGTCGACGAGGGCATTGCCCGCCCGACGCTGATCGGCCGACCGGCCATCATCGCCCAGCGCATCGAGAAGTTCGGCCTGCGGCTGAAGGAAGAGCTCGACTACGACATCGTCAACGTCGAGCAGGACCACCGCTACCGCGATTTCTGGCAGACCTACCACCGCATGACCGAGCGCAAGGGCCAGACGGTGCAGACCGCCAAGATCGAGATGCGCCGACGCCTGACGCTGATCGGCGCCATGCTGCTGCACAAGGACGAGGTCGACGGCATGATCTGCGGCACCTGGGGCACCACGCTGATCCACCTGCACTACATCGACCAGGTGATCGGCAAGCGCCCCGGCGGTTGCGAGAGCACCCCGCAGGACGTGCCGGTGTACGCCTGCATGAACGGCCTCCTTTTGCCCGACCGCCAGGTGTTCCTGGTGGACACCCACGTCAACTACGACCCTTCGCCCGAGGAACTGGCCGAGATCACGACCATGGCGGCCGAGGAAATGATGCGTTTCGGGCTCAAGCCCAAGGCGGCGCTGCTCTCGCATTCCAACTTCGGCACCAGCAACGAGCCCAGCGCCATCAAGATGCGCAAGACCCTCGACCTGCTGCGCGTGCAGGCGCCCTGGCTCGAAGTGGACGGCGAAATGCACGGCGACGTGGCCTTGGACAGCAAGCAGCGGGCGGTCGTCATGCCGCACAGCGCGCTGGCGGGCGATGCCAATCTGCTGGTATTCCCGAACATCGACGCGGCCAACATTTCTTACAACCTGCTTAAAACTGCAGCAGGTGGAAACATCGCCATCGGCCCGGTGCTTCTGGGCGCGGCCAAACCTGTGCACATTCTCACGGCCAGCGCAACGGTTCGGCGCATCGTGAACATGACGGCTTTGACGGTTGCCGACGCGAACGCAGAACGATAA
- a CDS encoding ribonuclease domain-containing protein, with the protein MAAYASITSSVTKFALTGFLLAALATGAEARRDWFGAGKPAQDSIALSELPVQGQRTYEAILSGGPFRHEKDGTVFGNRERLLPPARRGHYREYTVATPGSRDRGARRIVCGGEQRTTPEACWYTADHYASFRRIAP; encoded by the coding sequence ATGGCGGCTTACGCCTCGATCACGTCCTCAGTCACTAAGTTTGCGCTCACCGGCTTTCTGCTGGCGGCGTTGGCGACCGGGGCCGAGGCTCGCCGCGATTGGTTCGGCGCCGGAAAGCCCGCCCAGGATTCGATAGCACTGTCCGAACTGCCGGTACAGGGCCAGCGAACCTACGAAGCCATTCTGAGCGGCGGCCCCTTCCGACATGAAAAGGACGGCACGGTATTTGGCAATCGCGAGCGTCTCTTGCCGCCAGCGCGGCGCGGTCATTACCGCGAGTACACGGTGGCAACGCCCGGCTCGCGTGATCGCGGGGCACGGCGCATTGTCTGCGGCGGCGAACAGCGCACCACACCCGAGGCCTGCTGGTACACGGCAGACCACTACGCGAGTTTCAGACGGATTGCACCATGA
- a CDS encoding barstar family protein, with translation MTMERPAEMTLSLRAVRPNIVQSIRAFRVNDLQEAANAAGQHFLYANLGNAQTKQDVLDLIAQQFTFPAHFGKNFDALYDCMTDPLHKSGPQPGFVIVLEQIPANAKFDKEAREQLLDIFRDASDYWGDRKVPFRCFYSFL, from the coding sequence ATGACTATGGAAAGACCAGCGGAGATGACACTATCCCTTCGTGCCGTACGCCCGAACATCGTGCAGTCGATTCGTGCGTTCCGCGTGAACGACCTGCAGGAAGCAGCGAACGCAGCGGGCCAGCATTTCCTGTACGCCAACCTGGGCAACGCCCAGACCAAGCAGGACGTTCTCGACCTGATCGCGCAGCAGTTCACCTTTCCGGCGCACTTCGGCAAGAATTTCGACGCGCTGTACGACTGCATGACCGACCCGTTGCATAAATCGGGCCCGCAGCCCGGTTTCGTGATCGTGCTCGAGCAGATCCCGGCCAACGCCAAGTTCGACAAGGAAGCACGCGAGCAGCTGCTCGACATCTTCCGCGACGCCTCCGACTACTGGGGGGACCGAAAAGTCCCGTTCCGGTGCTTCTATTCTTTTCTGTAG
- the rsmA gene encoding 16S rRNA (adenine(1518)-N(6)/adenine(1519)-N(6))-dimethyltransferase RsmA, translated as MAHIARKRFGQHFLSDGGIIDAIVHEIAPQPGDAMVEIGPGLAALTQPLVERLGRLTVIELDRDLARRLREHPQLDVIESDVLKVDFAELAARFATPLRVVGNLPYNISTPILFHLLGSAHLIADQHFMLQKEVIDRMVARPATSDYSRLSVMLQWRYRMENVLFVPPESFEPPPRVDSAVVRMVPLAQPPAVDAARLGEIVQVAFSQRRKIMRHTLGKWLEEHGFAGEFDAQRRAEEVPVAEYVALAQAVPPAPK; from the coding sequence ATGGCCCATATCGCCAGGAAACGGTTCGGGCAGCACTTCCTGTCCGACGGCGGCATCATCGATGCGATCGTGCACGAGATCGCGCCGCAGCCTGGCGATGCCATGGTGGAGATCGGCCCGGGCCTGGCGGCACTCACGCAGCCGCTGGTCGAGCGGCTCGGGCGCCTCACGGTCATCGAGCTCGACCGCGATCTGGCCAGGCGCCTGCGCGAGCATCCGCAGCTCGACGTCATCGAATCCGACGTGCTCAAGGTCGATTTCGCCGAGCTCGCCGCCAGGTTTGCAACGCCGTTGCGCGTGGTCGGCAACCTGCCCTACAACATCTCCACACCCATCCTGTTCCACCTGCTGGGCTCTGCTCACCTGATCGCCGACCAGCACTTCATGCTGCAAAAGGAAGTGATCGACCGCATGGTGGCCAGGCCCGCCACGTCCGACTACAGCCGCCTGAGCGTGATGCTGCAGTGGCGCTACCGGATGGAAAACGTGCTGTTCGTGCCGCCCGAAAGTTTCGAGCCGCCCCCGCGCGTCGACAGCGCCGTGGTCCGGATGGTGCCGCTGGCCCAGCCGCCGGCCGTCGACGCCGCCCGCCTCGGCGAGATTGTCCAGGTCGCGTTCAGCCAGCGCCGCAAGATCATGCGACACACCCTCGGCAAGTGGCTCGAGGAGCATGGCTTTGCCGGGGAATTCGATGCCCAGCGCCGGGCCGAGGAAGTGCCGGTGGCCGAGTACGTCGCGCTGGCCCAGGCCGTTCCGCCGGCGCCCAAATAA